The DNA region ACCGCGTGTTCAACACCCCGCTTGCCGAATCGGGGATCGGCGGTCTCGCGCTCGGATTGACGTTTCAAGGTTACCGCCCGATCATGGAAATCCAGTTTTTCGGGTTCGTATTCGAGGCGATGGACGCGGTCGTTTCCCAGATTGCCCGTTTACGCTACCGTTCAGGCGGCCATTATGAAGCTCCCGTCGTCATTCGCGCCCCGTTCGGCGGCGGCGTGAAAACGCCTGAGCTTCACTCCGACAGTTTGGAAGGTTTGTTCGCGCAAGCTCCTGGGCTGAAAGTGGTCATTCCTTCAAGCCCTTATGACGCAAAAGGATTGCTGATTTCGGCGATCAGGGATAACGATCCGGTATTGTTCCTTGAA from Bacillales bacterium includes:
- a CDS encoding alpha-ketoacid dehydrogenase subunit beta, whose product is MAEMTMIQAINDAMRTELERDENVLVFGEDVGGNYGGVFRATEGLAEKFGDDRVFNTPLAESGIGGLALGLTFQGYRPIMEIQFFGFVFEAMDAVVSQIARLRYRSGGHYEAPVVIRAPFGGGVKTPELHSDSLEGLFAQAPGLKVVIPSSPYDAKGLLISAIRDNDPVLFLEHMKLYRSFRKEVPEEEYTVEIGKANVVREGSDVTIVT